A region from the Vicia villosa cultivar HV-30 ecotype Madison, WI linkage group LG3, Vvil1.0, whole genome shotgun sequence genome encodes:
- the LOC131660829 gene encoding transcription initiation factor TFIID subunit 4b-like isoform X3 — MDPSIVKLLEDDEDETMHSGADVEAFQAALNRDIGGDASNSQLSDSDAGSNNSFSQSLPTWPTSSHDNQTDCQNQEPKIAQEQPSSEMELKQQGPVVEQIQNVASQDASNPTLSHKQSQDECLQRQTVPVSHQHSQTNEVQKSEKGPAFNHEVIKTNNPNCESQYAKLQQMSNQQATVNEQPSSQINRSKQVPFGLLLPILIPQLAKDRAMQLTTLFNKLKKDEIPKDHFVRLMKGIVGDQMLRIALTKVQQQTKANAGSSGQQHPVRMPTVTSSGAKFNDPHALAQLHQRSLNPAADHSHNTSSAIQVKSEPTYSTMDVGAKKSQEHDVRVVQPNQLPSSGSNAVSQETERSAVHMQGLNKQQQQHIHFPSTYGSSGGNYNHFSGTTTSSSSLRPQPHPHDSHIRQIAHQNIGLNHLGVERQSSFTDPKRMPGGSVSTGVNNTAPQQTSTSWQPSAEQNSGLFSSVSYVKKEPNDLSIEQQHRNHLSKLHGLPSVNSGQTEQGSGVNQGTVKDEFSRGSLALTGMPHPTSASLPTSSSASQLDPTVSLSSQILASTSGMVSKTPLKRPLGQKKPLETLGSSPPPPSKKQKVSGSSLEQSIEQLNDVTAVSGVDLREEEEQLFSGSKEDSRASEASRRVVQEEEESLILLKAPLQRKLIEIMTECGLKGMGNDVEKCLSLRVDLEKTRHRTVVTSDVRQQIMAMNRKAREEWEKKQAEVDKLRKLNDVEGGSGVDGDKDKDDGRNKATKVNKEVDDKMRTNAANVAARAAVGGDDMLSKWQLMAEQARQKREGGTDTASGSQPTKDVSRKSSPSSGRSTKDNQERERKGPNSLGSSASGRKFGKNHSPGSQTRIARSISVKDVIAVLEREPQMSKSSLLYRLHERIHSDASAE; from the exons ATGGACCCATCTATAGTCAAGCttcttgaagatgatgag GATGAAACTATGCATTCAGGAGCAGATGTTGAAGCGTTTCAAGCTGCATTAAATAGAGACATAGGTGGAGATGCTTCTAATTCTCAGCTTTCTGATTCAGATGCAG GAAGCAATAATTCATTCAGTCAATCATTACCAACGTGGCCAACTTCTAGCCATGACAACCAGACCGACTGTCAAAATCAGGAGCCTAAAATTGCTCAAGAGCAACCTTCATCTGAAATGGAGCTGAAGCAACAAGGACCTGTCGTGGAACAGATACAAAATGTTGCCTCACAAGATGCAAGCAATCCTACTTTATCACACAAACAATCTCAAGATGAATGTCTCCAACGCCAGACTGTACCGGTTTcccaccaacattctcaaacaaATGAAGTTCAGAAATCCGAAAAAGGTCCTGCCTTTAACCATGAGGTAATCAAAACAAATAATCCCAACTGTGAATCTCAGTATGCAAAATTGCAGCAGATGAGTAATCAACAGGCCACAGTTAATGAACAACCTAGTAGCCAAATCAATCGTAGTAAGCAGGTGCCATTTGGCTTATTGCTCCCTATCTTGATTCCCCAACTCGCCAAAGATAGAGCCATGCAACTTACAACATTATTTAACAAATTGAAG AAAGATGAAATACCCAAAGATCATTTTGTACGGCTTATGAAGGGGATTGTGGGGGATCAGATGCTTAGAATAGCATTGACAAAAGTGCAACAACAG ACAAAAGCCAACGCAGGTTCTTCTGGACAGCAGCACCCTGTAAGGATGCCAACGGTTACTTCCAGTGGAGCAAAATTTAATGATCCCCATGCATTAGCTCAACTGCACCAGAGAAGTTTGAATCCCGCTGCAGACCATTCTCATAATACTTCTTCAGCTATCCAAGTGAAGAGTGAACCGACCTATTCAACTATGGATGTTGGTGCTAAAAAATCTCAGGAACATGATGTTCGAGTAGTGCAACCAAATCAATTACCATCATCAGGTTCTAATGCTGTCAGTCAAGAAACTGAAAGATCCGCAGTTCACATGCAAGGCCTTAATAAGCAGCAACAACAGCATATACATTTCCCATCGACATATGGAAGCAGTGGTGGTAACTATAACCATTTTTCCGGGACAACTACTAGTTCATCATCTCTCAGACCACAACCTCATCCTCATGATTCACACATAAGGCAAATTGCACATCAGAATATTGGTTTAAATCACTTGGGTGTAGAACGACAAAGTTCTTTCACTGATCCTAAGAGAATGCCAGGTGGATCTGTGTCGACTGGTGTAAACAATACAGCACCACAACAAACTTCAACTTCTTGGCAACCTTCAGCAGAACAAAATTCTGGCTTGTTTTCATCTGTTTCATATGTAAAAAAGGAACCTAACGACCTTTCTATTGAGCAGCAACATAGGAATCATTTATCTAAATTGCATGGGTTGCCTTCTGTTAATTCTGGTCAAACTGAACAGGGTAGTGGTGTCAATCAAGGCACTGTGAAGGATGAGTTTTCAAGAGGTTCTTTAGCACTCACTGGCATGCCACACCCAACATCTGCTAGCTTGCCCACATCAAGCTCTGCATCTCAACTAGATCCAACTGTCTCT TTAAGCTCTCAGATCCTAGCTAGCACTTCTGGTATGGTGTCAAAGACACCTCTAAAAAGACCTCTTGGCCAGAAGAAACCACTTGAAACACTTGGTTCTTCACCTCCTCCTCCAAG TAAGAAACAAAAGGTGTCTGGGTCATCTCTGGAACAAAGCATTGAACAGCTTAATGATGTTACAGCTGTTAGTGGTGTTGATCTTAGG GAGGAGGAAGAACAGTTATTTTCTGGGTCCAAAGAGGACAGTCGAGCTTCAGAAGCATCTCGAAGAGTTGTGCAAGAAGAGGAAGAAAGTCTGATTTTGCTGAAAGCTCCATTGCAGAGAAAATTGATTGAAATTA TGACTGAGTGTGGCTTGAAAGGCATGGGTAATGATGTGGAAAAATGCTTGTCACTG AGGGTTGATCTTGAGAAAACAAGGCATCGGACTGTTGTCACTTCAGATGTTCGACAGCAAATCATGGCAATGAATAGGAAAGCAAGGGAAGAGTGGGAGAAAAAACAGGCTGAAGTAGACAAGCTCCGGAAACTAAATGAT GTAGAAGGTGGTTCCGGAGTTGATGGTGACAAGGACAAGGATGATGGTCGCAATAAAGCAACAAAG GTGAACAAGGAAGTAGATGACAAAATGAGGACAAATGCTGCAAATGTTGCAGCCCGAGCTGCTGTTGGGGGAGATGACATGCTGTCGAAGTGGCAACTTATGGCTGAGCAAGCCAGGCAGAAACGTGAAGGGGGAACAGACACTGCATCTGGTTCTCAGCCAACCAAAGATGTCAGTCGCAAATCTTCTCCATCATCAGGAAGGAGCACAAAAGACAATCAAGAAAGGGAGAGAAAAGGTCCAAATTCTCTTGGGAGTTCAG CGTCTGGTAGGAAGTTTGGGAAAAACCATTCCCCTGGATCTCAAACTCGCATAGCTCGTAGCATCTCTGTGAAGGATGTGATTGCAGTCTTAGAGAGGGAACCTCAGATGTCCAAATCATCACTCTTATATCGGTTGCATGAGAGAATTCATTCTGATGCTTCAGCCGAATAA
- the LOC131660829 gene encoding transcription initiation factor TFIID subunit 4b-like isoform X4: MDPSIVKLLEDDEDETMHSGADVEAFQAALNRDIGGDASNSQLSDSDAGSNNSFSQSLPTWPTSSHDNQTDCQNQEPKIAQEQPSSEMELKQQGPVVEQIQNVASQDASNPTLSHKQSQDECLQRQTVPVSHQHSQTNEVQKSEKGPAFNHEVIKTNNPNCESQYAKLQQMSNQQATVNEQPSSQINRSKQVPFGLLLPILIPQLAKDRAMQLTTLFNKLKKDEIPKDHFVRLMKGIVGDQMLRIALTKVQQQTKANAGSSGQQHPVRMPTVTSSGAKFNDPHALAQLHQRSLNPAADHSHNTSSAIQVKSEPTYSTMDVGAKKSQEHDVRVVQPNQLPSSGSNAVSQETERSAVHMQGLNKQQQQHIHFPSTYGSSGGNYNHFSGTTTSSSSLRPQPHPHDSHIRQIAHQNIGLNHLGVERQSSFTDPKRMPGGSVSTGVNNTAPQQTSTSWQPSAEQNSGLFSSVSYVKKEPNDLSIEQQHRNHLSKLHGLPSVNSGQTEQGSGVNQGTVKDEFSRGSLALTGMPHPTSASLPTSSSASQLDPTVSLSSQILASTSGMVSKTPLKRPLGQKKPLETLGSSPPPPSKKQKVSGSSLEQSIEQLNDVTAVSGVDLREEEEQLFSGSKEDSRASEASRRVVQEEEESLILLKAPLQRKLIEIMTECGLKGMGNDVEKCLSLCVEERMRGVISNIVRMSKQRVDLEKTRHRTVVTSDVRQQIMAMNRKAREEWEKKQAEVDKLRKLNDVEGGSGVDGDKDKDDGRNKATKVLYQFR, encoded by the exons ATGGACCCATCTATAGTCAAGCttcttgaagatgatgag GATGAAACTATGCATTCAGGAGCAGATGTTGAAGCGTTTCAAGCTGCATTAAATAGAGACATAGGTGGAGATGCTTCTAATTCTCAGCTTTCTGATTCAGATGCAG GAAGCAATAATTCATTCAGTCAATCATTACCAACGTGGCCAACTTCTAGCCATGACAACCAGACCGACTGTCAAAATCAGGAGCCTAAAATTGCTCAAGAGCAACCTTCATCTGAAATGGAGCTGAAGCAACAAGGACCTGTCGTGGAACAGATACAAAATGTTGCCTCACAAGATGCAAGCAATCCTACTTTATCACACAAACAATCTCAAGATGAATGTCTCCAACGCCAGACTGTACCGGTTTcccaccaacattctcaaacaaATGAAGTTCAGAAATCCGAAAAAGGTCCTGCCTTTAACCATGAGGTAATCAAAACAAATAATCCCAACTGTGAATCTCAGTATGCAAAATTGCAGCAGATGAGTAATCAACAGGCCACAGTTAATGAACAACCTAGTAGCCAAATCAATCGTAGTAAGCAGGTGCCATTTGGCTTATTGCTCCCTATCTTGATTCCCCAACTCGCCAAAGATAGAGCCATGCAACTTACAACATTATTTAACAAATTGAAG AAAGATGAAATACCCAAAGATCATTTTGTACGGCTTATGAAGGGGATTGTGGGGGATCAGATGCTTAGAATAGCATTGACAAAAGTGCAACAACAG ACAAAAGCCAACGCAGGTTCTTCTGGACAGCAGCACCCTGTAAGGATGCCAACGGTTACTTCCAGTGGAGCAAAATTTAATGATCCCCATGCATTAGCTCAACTGCACCAGAGAAGTTTGAATCCCGCTGCAGACCATTCTCATAATACTTCTTCAGCTATCCAAGTGAAGAGTGAACCGACCTATTCAACTATGGATGTTGGTGCTAAAAAATCTCAGGAACATGATGTTCGAGTAGTGCAACCAAATCAATTACCATCATCAGGTTCTAATGCTGTCAGTCAAGAAACTGAAAGATCCGCAGTTCACATGCAAGGCCTTAATAAGCAGCAACAACAGCATATACATTTCCCATCGACATATGGAAGCAGTGGTGGTAACTATAACCATTTTTCCGGGACAACTACTAGTTCATCATCTCTCAGACCACAACCTCATCCTCATGATTCACACATAAGGCAAATTGCACATCAGAATATTGGTTTAAATCACTTGGGTGTAGAACGACAAAGTTCTTTCACTGATCCTAAGAGAATGCCAGGTGGATCTGTGTCGACTGGTGTAAACAATACAGCACCACAACAAACTTCAACTTCTTGGCAACCTTCAGCAGAACAAAATTCTGGCTTGTTTTCATCTGTTTCATATGTAAAAAAGGAACCTAACGACCTTTCTATTGAGCAGCAACATAGGAATCATTTATCTAAATTGCATGGGTTGCCTTCTGTTAATTCTGGTCAAACTGAACAGGGTAGTGGTGTCAATCAAGGCACTGTGAAGGATGAGTTTTCAAGAGGTTCTTTAGCACTCACTGGCATGCCACACCCAACATCTGCTAGCTTGCCCACATCAAGCTCTGCATCTCAACTAGATCCAACTGTCTCT TTAAGCTCTCAGATCCTAGCTAGCACTTCTGGTATGGTGTCAAAGACACCTCTAAAAAGACCTCTTGGCCAGAAGAAACCACTTGAAACACTTGGTTCTTCACCTCCTCCTCCAAG TAAGAAACAAAAGGTGTCTGGGTCATCTCTGGAACAAAGCATTGAACAGCTTAATGATGTTACAGCTGTTAGTGGTGTTGATCTTAGG GAGGAGGAAGAACAGTTATTTTCTGGGTCCAAAGAGGACAGTCGAGCTTCAGAAGCATCTCGAAGAGTTGTGCAAGAAGAGGAAGAAAGTCTGATTTTGCTGAAAGCTCCATTGCAGAGAAAATTGATTGAAATTA TGACTGAGTGTGGCTTGAAAGGCATGGGTAATGATGTGGAAAAATGCTTGTCACTG TGTGTGGAAGAGCGAATGCGCGGAGTAATAAGTAACATAGTCAGAATGTCAAAACAG AGGGTTGATCTTGAGAAAACAAGGCATCGGACTGTTGTCACTTCAGATGTTCGACAGCAAATCATGGCAATGAATAGGAAAGCAAGGGAAGAGTGGGAGAAAAAACAGGCTGAAGTAGACAAGCTCCGGAAACTAAATGAT GTAGAAGGTGGTTCCGGAGTTGATGGTGACAAGGACAAGGATGATGGTCGCAATAAAGCAACAAAGGTACTGTATCAATTTAGATGA
- the LOC131660829 gene encoding transcription initiation factor TFIID subunit 4b-like isoform X2, with the protein MDPSIVKLLEDDEDETMHSGADVEAFQAALNRDIGGDASNSQLSDSDAGSNNSFSQSLPTWPTSSHDNQTDCQNQEPKIAQEQPSSEMELKQQGPVVEQIQNVASQDASNPTLSHKQSQDECLQRQTVPVSHQHSQTNEVQKSEKGPAFNHEVIKTNNPNCESQYAKLQQMSNQQATVNEQPSSQINRSKQVPFGLLLPILIPQLAKDRAMQLTTLFNKLKKDEIPKDHFVRLMKGIVGDQMLRIALTKVQQQTKANAGSSGQQHPVRMPTVTSSGAKFNDPHALAQLHQRSLNPAADHSHNTSSAIQVKSEPTYSTMDVGAKKSQEHDVRVVQPNQLPSSGSNAVSQETERSAVHMQGLNKQQQQHIHFPSTYGSSGGNYNHFSGTTTSSSSLRPQPHPHDSHIRQIAHQNIGLNHLGVERQSSFTDPKRMPGGSVSTGVNNTAPQQTSTSWQPSAEQNSGLFSSVSYVKKEPNDLSIEQQHRNHLSKLHGLPSVNSGQTEQGSGVNQGTVKDEFSRGSLALTGMPHPTSASLPTSSSASQLDPTVSLSSQILASTSGMVSKTPLKRPLGQKKPLETLGSSPPPPSKKQKVSGSSLEQSIEQLNDVTAVSGVDLREEEEQLFSGSKEDSRASEASRRVVQEEEESLILLKAPLQRKLIEIMTECGLKGMGNDVEKCLSLCVEERMRGVISNIVRMSKQRVDLEKTRHRTVVTSDVRQQIMAMNRKAREEWEKKQAEVDKLRKLNDVEGGSGVDGDKDKDDGRNKATKVNKEVDDKMRTNAANVAARAAVGGDDMLSKWQLMAEQARQKREGGTDTASGSQPTKDVSRKSSPSSGRSTKDNQERERKGPNSLGSSASGRKFGKNHSPGSQTRIARSISVKDVIAVLEREPQMSKSSLLYRLHERIHSDASAE; encoded by the exons ATGGACCCATCTATAGTCAAGCttcttgaagatgatgag GATGAAACTATGCATTCAGGAGCAGATGTTGAAGCGTTTCAAGCTGCATTAAATAGAGACATAGGTGGAGATGCTTCTAATTCTCAGCTTTCTGATTCAGATGCAG GAAGCAATAATTCATTCAGTCAATCATTACCAACGTGGCCAACTTCTAGCCATGACAACCAGACCGACTGTCAAAATCAGGAGCCTAAAATTGCTCAAGAGCAACCTTCATCTGAAATGGAGCTGAAGCAACAAGGACCTGTCGTGGAACAGATACAAAATGTTGCCTCACAAGATGCAAGCAATCCTACTTTATCACACAAACAATCTCAAGATGAATGTCTCCAACGCCAGACTGTACCGGTTTcccaccaacattctcaaacaaATGAAGTTCAGAAATCCGAAAAAGGTCCTGCCTTTAACCATGAGGTAATCAAAACAAATAATCCCAACTGTGAATCTCAGTATGCAAAATTGCAGCAGATGAGTAATCAACAGGCCACAGTTAATGAACAACCTAGTAGCCAAATCAATCGTAGTAAGCAGGTGCCATTTGGCTTATTGCTCCCTATCTTGATTCCCCAACTCGCCAAAGATAGAGCCATGCAACTTACAACATTATTTAACAAATTGAAG AAAGATGAAATACCCAAAGATCATTTTGTACGGCTTATGAAGGGGATTGTGGGGGATCAGATGCTTAGAATAGCATTGACAAAAGTGCAACAACAG ACAAAAGCCAACGCAGGTTCTTCTGGACAGCAGCACCCTGTAAGGATGCCAACGGTTACTTCCAGTGGAGCAAAATTTAATGATCCCCATGCATTAGCTCAACTGCACCAGAGAAGTTTGAATCCCGCTGCAGACCATTCTCATAATACTTCTTCAGCTATCCAAGTGAAGAGTGAACCGACCTATTCAACTATGGATGTTGGTGCTAAAAAATCTCAGGAACATGATGTTCGAGTAGTGCAACCAAATCAATTACCATCATCAGGTTCTAATGCTGTCAGTCAAGAAACTGAAAGATCCGCAGTTCACATGCAAGGCCTTAATAAGCAGCAACAACAGCATATACATTTCCCATCGACATATGGAAGCAGTGGTGGTAACTATAACCATTTTTCCGGGACAACTACTAGTTCATCATCTCTCAGACCACAACCTCATCCTCATGATTCACACATAAGGCAAATTGCACATCAGAATATTGGTTTAAATCACTTGGGTGTAGAACGACAAAGTTCTTTCACTGATCCTAAGAGAATGCCAGGTGGATCTGTGTCGACTGGTGTAAACAATACAGCACCACAACAAACTTCAACTTCTTGGCAACCTTCAGCAGAACAAAATTCTGGCTTGTTTTCATCTGTTTCATATGTAAAAAAGGAACCTAACGACCTTTCTATTGAGCAGCAACATAGGAATCATTTATCTAAATTGCATGGGTTGCCTTCTGTTAATTCTGGTCAAACTGAACAGGGTAGTGGTGTCAATCAAGGCACTGTGAAGGATGAGTTTTCAAGAGGTTCTTTAGCACTCACTGGCATGCCACACCCAACATCTGCTAGCTTGCCCACATCAAGCTCTGCATCTCAACTAGATCCAACTGTCTCT TTAAGCTCTCAGATCCTAGCTAGCACTTCTGGTATGGTGTCAAAGACACCTCTAAAAAGACCTCTTGGCCAGAAGAAACCACTTGAAACACTTGGTTCTTCACCTCCTCCTCCAAG TAAGAAACAAAAGGTGTCTGGGTCATCTCTGGAACAAAGCATTGAACAGCTTAATGATGTTACAGCTGTTAGTGGTGTTGATCTTAGG GAGGAGGAAGAACAGTTATTTTCTGGGTCCAAAGAGGACAGTCGAGCTTCAGAAGCATCTCGAAGAGTTGTGCAAGAAGAGGAAGAAAGTCTGATTTTGCTGAAAGCTCCATTGCAGAGAAAATTGATTGAAATTA TGACTGAGTGTGGCTTGAAAGGCATGGGTAATGATGTGGAAAAATGCTTGTCACTG TGTGTGGAAGAGCGAATGCGCGGAGTAATAAGTAACATAGTCAGAATGTCAAAACAG AGGGTTGATCTTGAGAAAACAAGGCATCGGACTGTTGTCACTTCAGATGTTCGACAGCAAATCATGGCAATGAATAGGAAAGCAAGGGAAGAGTGGGAGAAAAAACAGGCTGAAGTAGACAAGCTCCGGAAACTAAATGAT GTAGAAGGTGGTTCCGGAGTTGATGGTGACAAGGACAAGGATGATGGTCGCAATAAAGCAACAAAG GTGAACAAGGAAGTAGATGACAAAATGAGGACAAATGCTGCAAATGTTGCAGCCCGAGCTGCTGTTGGGGGAGATGACATGCTGTCGAAGTGGCAACTTATGGCTGAGCAAGCCAGGCAGAAACGTGAAGGGGGAACAGACACTGCATCTGGTTCTCAGCCAACCAAAGATGTCAGTCGCAAATCTTCTCCATCATCAGGAAGGAGCACAAAAGACAATCAAGAAAGGGAGAGAAAAGGTCCAAATTCTCTTGGGAGTTCAG CGTCTGGTAGGAAGTTTGGGAAAAACCATTCCCCTGGATCTCAAACTCGCATAGCTCGTAGCATCTCTGTGAAGGATGTGATTGCAGTCTTAGAGAGGGAACCTCAGATGTCCAAATCATCACTCTTATATCGGTTGCATGAGAGAATTCATTCTGATGCTTCAGCCGAATAA
- the LOC131660829 gene encoding transcription initiation factor TFIID subunit 4b-like isoform X1, whose amino-acid sequence MDPSIVKLLEDDEDETMHSGADVEAFQAALNRDIGGDASNSQLSDSDAGSNNSFSQSLPTWPTSSHDNQTDCQNQEPKIAQEQPSSEMELKQQGPVVEQIQNVASQDASNPTLSHKQSQDECLQRQTVPVSHQHSQTNEVQKSEKGPAFNHEVIKTNNPNCESQYAKLQQMSNQQATVNEQPSSQINRSKQVPFGLLLPILIPQLAKDRAMQLTTLFNKLKKDEIPKDHFVRLMKGIVGDQMLRIALTKVQQQTKANAGSSGQQHPVRMPTVTSSGAKFNDPHALAQLHQRSLNPAADHSHNTSSAIQVKSEPTYSTMDVGAKKSQEHDVRVVQPNQLPSSGSNAVSQETERSAVHMQGLNKQQQQHIHFPSTYGSSGGNYNHFSGTTTSSSSLRPQPHPHDSHIRQIAHQNIGLNHLGVERQSSFTDPKRMPGGSVSTGVNNTAPQQTSTSWQPSAEQNSGLFSSVSYVKKEPNDLSIEQQHRNHLSKLHGLPSVNSGQTEQGSGVNQGTVKDEFSRGSLALTGMPHPTSASLPTSSSASQLDPTVSLSSQILASTSGMVSKTPLKRPLGQKKPLETLGSSPPPPSKKQKVSGSSLEQSIEQLNDVTAVSGVDLREEEEQLFSGSKEDSRASEASRRVVQEEEESLILLKAPLQRKLIEIMTECGLKGMGNDVEKCLSLVRLNIFFHCLLQVRFHVILWLKINVQCVEERMRGVISNIVRMSKQRVDLEKTRHRTVVTSDVRQQIMAMNRKAREEWEKKQAEVDKLRKLNDVEGGSGVDGDKDKDDGRNKATKVNKEVDDKMRTNAANVAARAAVGGDDMLSKWQLMAEQARQKREGGTDTASGSQPTKDVSRKSSPSSGRSTKDNQERERKGPNSLGSSASGRKFGKNHSPGSQTRIARSISVKDVIAVLEREPQMSKSSLLYRLHERIHSDASAE is encoded by the exons ATGGACCCATCTATAGTCAAGCttcttgaagatgatgag GATGAAACTATGCATTCAGGAGCAGATGTTGAAGCGTTTCAAGCTGCATTAAATAGAGACATAGGTGGAGATGCTTCTAATTCTCAGCTTTCTGATTCAGATGCAG GAAGCAATAATTCATTCAGTCAATCATTACCAACGTGGCCAACTTCTAGCCATGACAACCAGACCGACTGTCAAAATCAGGAGCCTAAAATTGCTCAAGAGCAACCTTCATCTGAAATGGAGCTGAAGCAACAAGGACCTGTCGTGGAACAGATACAAAATGTTGCCTCACAAGATGCAAGCAATCCTACTTTATCACACAAACAATCTCAAGATGAATGTCTCCAACGCCAGACTGTACCGGTTTcccaccaacattctcaaacaaATGAAGTTCAGAAATCCGAAAAAGGTCCTGCCTTTAACCATGAGGTAATCAAAACAAATAATCCCAACTGTGAATCTCAGTATGCAAAATTGCAGCAGATGAGTAATCAACAGGCCACAGTTAATGAACAACCTAGTAGCCAAATCAATCGTAGTAAGCAGGTGCCATTTGGCTTATTGCTCCCTATCTTGATTCCCCAACTCGCCAAAGATAGAGCCATGCAACTTACAACATTATTTAACAAATTGAAG AAAGATGAAATACCCAAAGATCATTTTGTACGGCTTATGAAGGGGATTGTGGGGGATCAGATGCTTAGAATAGCATTGACAAAAGTGCAACAACAG ACAAAAGCCAACGCAGGTTCTTCTGGACAGCAGCACCCTGTAAGGATGCCAACGGTTACTTCCAGTGGAGCAAAATTTAATGATCCCCATGCATTAGCTCAACTGCACCAGAGAAGTTTGAATCCCGCTGCAGACCATTCTCATAATACTTCTTCAGCTATCCAAGTGAAGAGTGAACCGACCTATTCAACTATGGATGTTGGTGCTAAAAAATCTCAGGAACATGATGTTCGAGTAGTGCAACCAAATCAATTACCATCATCAGGTTCTAATGCTGTCAGTCAAGAAACTGAAAGATCCGCAGTTCACATGCAAGGCCTTAATAAGCAGCAACAACAGCATATACATTTCCCATCGACATATGGAAGCAGTGGTGGTAACTATAACCATTTTTCCGGGACAACTACTAGTTCATCATCTCTCAGACCACAACCTCATCCTCATGATTCACACATAAGGCAAATTGCACATCAGAATATTGGTTTAAATCACTTGGGTGTAGAACGACAAAGTTCTTTCACTGATCCTAAGAGAATGCCAGGTGGATCTGTGTCGACTGGTGTAAACAATACAGCACCACAACAAACTTCAACTTCTTGGCAACCTTCAGCAGAACAAAATTCTGGCTTGTTTTCATCTGTTTCATATGTAAAAAAGGAACCTAACGACCTTTCTATTGAGCAGCAACATAGGAATCATTTATCTAAATTGCATGGGTTGCCTTCTGTTAATTCTGGTCAAACTGAACAGGGTAGTGGTGTCAATCAAGGCACTGTGAAGGATGAGTTTTCAAGAGGTTCTTTAGCACTCACTGGCATGCCACACCCAACATCTGCTAGCTTGCCCACATCAAGCTCTGCATCTCAACTAGATCCAACTGTCTCT TTAAGCTCTCAGATCCTAGCTAGCACTTCTGGTATGGTGTCAAAGACACCTCTAAAAAGACCTCTTGGCCAGAAGAAACCACTTGAAACACTTGGTTCTTCACCTCCTCCTCCAAG TAAGAAACAAAAGGTGTCTGGGTCATCTCTGGAACAAAGCATTGAACAGCTTAATGATGTTACAGCTGTTAGTGGTGTTGATCTTAGG GAGGAGGAAGAACAGTTATTTTCTGGGTCCAAAGAGGACAGTCGAGCTTCAGAAGCATCTCGAAGAGTTGTGCAAGAAGAGGAAGAAAGTCTGATTTTGCTGAAAGCTCCATTGCAGAGAAAATTGATTGAAATTA TGACTGAGTGTGGCTTGAAAGGCATGGGTAATGATGTGGAAAAATGCTTGTCACTGGTgagattaaatatattttttcattgttTATTACAAGTAAGGTTCCATGTAATCTTATGGCTGAAAATAAATGTTCAGTGTGTGGAAGAGCGAATGCGCGGAGTAATAAGTAACATAGTCAGAATGTCAAAACAG AGGGTTGATCTTGAGAAAACAAGGCATCGGACTGTTGTCACTTCAGATGTTCGACAGCAAATCATGGCAATGAATAGGAAAGCAAGGGAAGAGTGGGAGAAAAAACAGGCTGAAGTAGACAAGCTCCGGAAACTAAATGAT GTAGAAGGTGGTTCCGGAGTTGATGGTGACAAGGACAAGGATGATGGTCGCAATAAAGCAACAAAG GTGAACAAGGAAGTAGATGACAAAATGAGGACAAATGCTGCAAATGTTGCAGCCCGAGCTGCTGTTGGGGGAGATGACATGCTGTCGAAGTGGCAACTTATGGCTGAGCAAGCCAGGCAGAAACGTGAAGGGGGAACAGACACTGCATCTGGTTCTCAGCCAACCAAAGATGTCAGTCGCAAATCTTCTCCATCATCAGGAAGGAGCACAAAAGACAATCAAGAAAGGGAGAGAAAAGGTCCAAATTCTCTTGGGAGTTCAG CGTCTGGTAGGAAGTTTGGGAAAAACCATTCCCCTGGATCTCAAACTCGCATAGCTCGTAGCATCTCTGTGAAGGATGTGATTGCAGTCTTAGAGAGGGAACCTCAGATGTCCAAATCATCACTCTTATATCGGTTGCATGAGAGAATTCATTCTGATGCTTCAGCCGAATAA